From Humisphaera borealis, the proteins below share one genomic window:
- a CDS encoding class I adenylate-forming enzyme family protein: MPLQLLEQLERHARERPDTVAWSVANAERLSYTWSELHAGTSLLAERLVRDASPGDVLLICCSNRPEFVVAFLAGLAAGLRVFPVSPGLTPAELAAAATQSAARLAVATPEAQAALRGLRIGMIPVDELSAPRGNGVPVSANAAITAITPSTRGPAVRPVNEGGLLLQSSGTTGLPKIVFRNAASLDAVAAAMAAAIDFRPGDRVLSCVPLCHSYGIEHGLLAPLWAGSSVRLCQGFDLPTVMAELDAGATIFPGVPFIYETLARQAAGKRYPHLRAAYSAGGPLPDAVRDACRESLGLVVTQLYGATEIGSVTYSDPRKEGFNPGSVGRAMAGVVVRILPVDATTADNSLPPMAEGQVAVKAGSMFAGYLDGSSAPLLDGYFVTGDLGHLDAVGNLTLTGRLKLLIDVAGLKVNPLEVEAVLAEHPAVAASVVVSLPVTQTVSRLKAIVVRRPGSNAGGEEIRQFLRGRLAAYKVPRVVEFREALPRSAAGKVLRQQVEES; encoded by the coding sequence ATGCCTCTCCAACTCCTCGAACAACTCGAACGCCATGCCCGCGAGCGTCCGGACACCGTCGCGTGGTCGGTCGCGAATGCAGAACGGCTGTCCTATACCTGGTCGGAACTTCACGCGGGAACAAGTCTCCTGGCCGAGCGGTTGGTTCGCGATGCCTCGCCCGGCGATGTGCTGCTGATCTGCTGTTCGAACCGGCCTGAGTTCGTGGTCGCGTTTCTGGCGGGACTGGCGGCGGGGCTGCGGGTCTTTCCGGTGTCGCCGGGTTTGACGCCCGCCGAGCTTGCCGCCGCTGCGACACAGTCGGCGGCGCGGCTTGCGGTGGCGACGCCCGAGGCACAGGCGGCGCTTCGCGGGCTGCGCATCGGAATGATTCCGGTGGACGAGCTGTCGGCGCCGCGGGGTAACGGGGTGCCGGTGAGCGCAAACGCAGCCATAACTGCCATCACGCCGTCAACGCGGGGACCTGCGGTCCGCCCGGTAAACGAAGGCGGCCTGCTTCTGCAAAGCTCGGGGACGACCGGGCTGCCGAAGATTGTGTTTCGGAACGCGGCGTCTCTCGATGCCGTCGCCGCCGCGATGGCCGCCGCGATCGACTTTCGGCCCGGCGACCGCGTGCTTTCCTGTGTGCCGCTGTGCCATTCGTACGGCATCGAACACGGACTGCTCGCTCCCCTGTGGGCGGGTTCATCGGTACGGCTCTGCCAAGGGTTCGACCTGCCGACCGTGATGGCCGAGCTTGACGCCGGTGCGACGATTTTTCCCGGCGTGCCCTTCATCTACGAAACGCTCGCCCGCCAGGCCGCCGGCAAGCGATATCCGCATCTGCGCGCCGCCTACTCGGCCGGCGGCCCGCTGCCCGACGCCGTCCGTGACGCCTGCCGCGAATCACTCGGCCTGGTCGTCACGCAACTCTACGGCGCGACGGAGATCGGCTCGGTCACCTACAGTGATCCGCGCAAGGAAGGCTTCAACCCCGGCAGTGTCGGGCGGGCGATGGCGGGCGTGGTAGTCCGCATTTTGCCGGTCGATGCCACGACCGCCGACAACAGCCTGCCGCCAATGGCCGAAGGCCAGGTCGCGGTAAAAGCCGGATCGATGTTCGCCGGCTATCTCGACGGTTCGTCTGCTCCGCTGCTCGACGGGTACTTCGTCACCGGCGACCTGGGACACTTGGACGCGGTCGGCAATCTCACGCTCACCGGCCGGCTGAAGCTGCTGATCGATGTCGCCGGCCTGAAGGTCAACCCGCTGGAGGTGGAAGCGGTGCTGGCCGAGCATCCGGCGGTGGCGGCGTCGGTCGTTGTCTCGCTGCCGGTGACGCAGACCGTCAGCCGGCTCAAGGCGATCGTCGTGCGCCGTCCCGGCAGCAACGCCGGCGGCGAAGAGATTCGCCAGTTCCTCCGCGGCCGGCTAGCGGCGTACAAAGTGCCTCGTGTCGTCGAGTTTCGCGAAGCGCTGCCGCGCTCCGCGGCGGGCAAAGTGCTGCGGCAGCAGGTGGAGGAGTCATGA
- a CDS encoding sulfatase-like hydrolase/transferase — protein sequence MTLASSALPAADAKPNILLIVADDLGWADVGYHGGKFRTPVIDGLVKTGVELDRHYVQPVCTPTRTALLSGRWTSRFGPHALQPSNLRVFPRGTMTLASALKEAGYSTHLSGKWHLGSREEWGPNHYGFDQSYGSFSGAVDPWTHGYRKGEYEKTWHRNGQRIDEEGNATELVTAQAVKWIESAKGPWLVYVPFQAVHIPVDTPPEYKKLYEGARFSDDPKKNESLQRFGAFVTQMDTKVGDLVAALERTGQRKNTLIVFTSDNGGLHSGGNAYVSQVPPTPALSSNLPLRGQKAQLYDGGIRVCAFANWPGTLQPRKVSAFMHAADWMPTLTKLAGWQPKETPKFDGRDVWPVISGKTDTLDPRPIYIPLGGGQVVLHDGWKLIARGAKSELFHVAVDIAEEKDLAETEPDRVKAMRSMLDDLRKDDLTKLPDDLKGIKG from the coding sequence TTGACCCTCGCTTCCTCGGCGCTTCCCGCCGCCGACGCCAAACCCAACATTCTTCTTATCGTCGCCGACGATCTGGGCTGGGCCGACGTGGGCTACCACGGCGGGAAGTTCCGCACGCCGGTCATCGACGGACTCGTCAAGACCGGCGTGGAACTCGATCGGCACTACGTCCAGCCGGTCTGCACGCCGACCCGTACCGCACTGCTCAGCGGTCGTTGGACGAGCCGGTTCGGGCCGCACGCGTTGCAGCCGTCGAACCTCCGGGTATTCCCGCGCGGCACGATGACATTGGCCTCGGCGTTGAAGGAGGCCGGTTACAGCACGCACCTGTCCGGCAAATGGCACCTGGGCTCGCGGGAGGAATGGGGCCCCAATCACTACGGGTTCGACCAGAGCTACGGCAGCTTCTCGGGCGCGGTCGATCCCTGGACCCACGGTTACCGCAAAGGGGAGTACGAAAAGACCTGGCATCGCAACGGGCAGCGGATCGACGAAGAAGGCAACGCGACCGAGCTCGTTACCGCCCAGGCCGTGAAATGGATCGAATCGGCCAAGGGACCCTGGCTGGTGTACGTGCCCTTCCAGGCGGTGCACATCCCGGTTGATACGCCGCCGGAGTATAAGAAGCTCTATGAAGGTGCCCGGTTCAGCGACGACCCGAAGAAGAACGAATCGCTCCAGCGTTTCGGCGCGTTCGTGACGCAGATGGACACCAAGGTCGGCGATCTCGTCGCCGCGCTGGAGCGCACCGGCCAGCGCAAGAACACGCTCATCGTGTTTACCAGCGACAACGGCGGACTTCATTCCGGCGGAAATGCGTACGTGAGCCAGGTCCCGCCGACACCAGCGCTTAGCAGCAACCTGCCCCTGCGCGGGCAAAAGGCACAGTTGTACGACGGCGGCATCCGCGTCTGCGCGTTTGCCAACTGGCCGGGAACGCTCCAGCCGCGCAAGGTGTCGGCGTTCATGCATGCGGCCGACTGGATGCCGACGCTGACGAAACTCGCCGGCTGGCAGCCGAAGGAAACGCCTAAGTTCGATGGCCGCGACGTCTGGCCGGTGATCAGCGGCAAGACCGACACGCTCGACCCCCGGCCAATCTACATCCCCCTAGGCGGCGGGCAGGTGGTGCTGCACGATGGATGGAAGCTGATCGCCCGCGGTGCCAAATCTGAGCTGTTCCACGTCGCGGTGGACATCGCCGAGGAAAAGGACCTGGCCGAAACCGAGCCGGACAGAGTCAAGGCGATGCGGTCGATGCTGGACGACCTGCGCAAAGACGACCTCACCAAGTTGCCGGACGATCTGAAGGGAATCAAAGGTTAA
- a CDS encoding alkaline phosphatase PhoX → MSIRIQRLAAAAAVGIGLSLSAGTALGQNKGPSTGSTPYAVPVAPNVRTYSIATVDNVSSADDTFNKIGGGTYGMVGVPDGLGAFDNGDRTFTVLMNHEIGATSGVVRDHGTNGSFVSRWIINKDTLAVVGAKDLIQNLNLWNGTGYTTFNTSNPLASGAGIGRLCSADLAPVTAFSNGAVGTPARLFLSGEETGAEGRVFAHIASGANAGSSYELPRLGKFSWENAVASPFQQNKTVVIGTDDSTPGQVYVYVGNKTGTGTEVDKAGLTNGALYGIKIPSAPLEDTAANAARNATPFGIGKGGSTAFSLQIKNTTGDVSGLTGAQIQADSAANAITEFLRPEDGAWDTKNANRFYFVTTDRYDQVKDGTGSQIGRSRLWALDFTDITNPTSGGQIKLLLDGSESLANGGLNMMDNIGVDKDGNVIIVEDVGGNAHNGKIARYNPTTGNVEILAKHDTARFGDIGTGATAPFSNDEEFSGVIDVTDIMSDSLLRNGLSDERWYLFDDQAHYGAGTTAQVEGGQLLIMAVPEPGTLCFVGGMIGMATLRRRRRR, encoded by the coding sequence ATGTCGATTCGGATTCAGCGTCTCGCTGCTGCGGCCGCGGTGGGTATTGGCCTCTCACTGTCCGCCGGCACCGCGCTGGGGCAGAACAAGGGGCCCAGCACCGGCTCTACCCCTTATGCGGTCCCGGTAGCTCCGAATGTCAGAACCTATTCGATCGCGACGGTCGATAACGTCTCTAGCGCCGACGACACCTTCAACAAGATCGGCGGCGGCACCTACGGCATGGTCGGGGTCCCCGACGGCCTGGGCGCGTTCGACAACGGCGACCGGACGTTCACGGTCCTTATGAATCACGAAATCGGGGCCACGTCCGGCGTGGTTCGCGACCACGGTACGAATGGCTCATTCGTGTCGCGATGGATCATCAACAAGGACACCCTTGCCGTCGTCGGGGCCAAGGACCTGATCCAGAACCTGAATCTTTGGAACGGAACCGGCTACACCACCTTCAATACGTCGAACCCCTTGGCGTCGGGCGCTGGCATCGGCCGACTCTGCTCGGCGGATCTGGCTCCGGTCACCGCGTTCTCCAACGGCGCGGTGGGTACGCCCGCCCGCCTGTTCCTCAGCGGCGAAGAGACCGGCGCCGAAGGCCGCGTTTTTGCCCACATTGCGTCCGGTGCCAACGCCGGTAGCAGCTATGAGCTTCCGCGACTCGGAAAATTCTCCTGGGAGAATGCCGTCGCCAGCCCTTTCCAGCAGAACAAGACCGTCGTCATCGGCACTGACGACTCCACGCCCGGTCAGGTTTACGTCTACGTGGGCAACAAGACCGGTACGGGCACCGAGGTCGATAAGGCGGGTCTGACCAATGGCGCACTCTACGGGATCAAGATCCCCAGCGCCCCGCTGGAAGACACGGCCGCGAACGCTGCCCGCAACGCAACGCCATTCGGCATCGGCAAGGGTGGATCGACCGCGTTCAGCTTGCAGATCAAGAACACAACCGGCGATGTCTCCGGCCTGACCGGCGCGCAGATTCAGGCCGACAGCGCTGCCAATGCGATCACCGAGTTCCTCCGCCCCGAAGACGGCGCGTGGGACACCAAGAACGCCAATCGCTTCTATTTCGTCACGACCGACCGCTATGACCAGGTCAAAGATGGCACCGGCAGCCAGATTGGCCGCAGCAGGCTCTGGGCGCTCGACTTCACCGACATCACCAACCCGACCTCGGGCGGCCAGATCAAGCTTCTGCTGGACGGAAGCGAATCGCTCGCCAACGGCGGGTTGAACATGATGGACAACATCGGCGTGGACAAGGACGGCAACGTCATCATCGTCGAAGACGTCGGCGGCAACGCCCACAACGGCAAGATTGCCCGCTACAACCCCACCACTGGTAACGTCGAGATCCTTGCCAAACACGATACCGCGCGTTTCGGCGACATCGGCACCGGTGCCACGGCACCATTCTCCAACGACGAAGAGTTTTCGGGCGTCATCGATGTCACCGACATCATGTCGGACAGCCTGCTCAGGAACGGGCTTAGCGACGAACGCTGGTACCTGTTTGACGATCAAGCCCACTATGGAGCAGGAACAACCGCCCAGGTTGAAGGTGGCCAGCTTCTGATCATGGCCGTTCCCGAGCCCGGCACGCTTTGCTTCGTCGGTGGCATGATCGGCATGGCCACCCTTCGTCGCCGGCGCCGTCGCTGA
- a CDS encoding cupredoxin domain-containing protein: MPADLVHLGGRHRFVIADAPLWRNNLRTSGEMMTSLHRILAIMAVLCLAPDAEPCSIPHTPNGPCGSSTLQCHCSKFSVQAPSALQMGAGQSGIVDVTIQNFRFTSASVVIEPGTTVRWTNLDSIEHTTTSQTGPGTLVPSGIWNSGAMLLNDVFSFTFNNPGTFSYYCQPHGSGMQGLITVIPEPASVAAAMLLGAVLIARRRGGLMMRLG; the protein is encoded by the coding sequence ATGCCGGCCGACCTGGTTCACCTGGGCGGCCGGCATCGGTTTGTTATTGCTGACGCGCCTCTGTGGCGCAACAATCTTCGTACGTCGGGAGAGATGATGACATCCCTGCACCGAATCCTAGCGATCATGGCCGTCCTGTGTCTGGCACCTGACGCCGAACCCTGCTCGATACCCCACACGCCGAATGGGCCCTGTGGCTCGTCAACGCTGCAGTGCCACTGCTCGAAATTCTCCGTTCAGGCCCCCAGCGCCTTGCAGATGGGCGCAGGTCAGTCCGGTATCGTGGATGTGACCATCCAGAACTTTCGTTTCACCTCGGCGTCGGTGGTTATTGAGCCTGGCACCACGGTTCGATGGACCAACCTTGATTCGATCGAGCACACCACGACCAGTCAGACCGGCCCGGGAACACTGGTCCCCAGCGGGATTTGGAACTCCGGTGCGATGCTGTTGAACGATGTCTTCTCATTTACGTTCAACAATCCTGGTACCTTCTCCTACTATTGCCAACCTCACGGCAGCGGTATGCAGGGGCTCATCACCGTCATTCCGGAGCCTGCGTCGGTCGCCGCGGCAATGTTGCTGGGTGCCGTGTTGATCGCTCGTCGCCGAGGCGGGCTGATGATGCGCCTCGGGTAG
- a CDS encoding NADH-quinone oxidoreductase subunit B — MDTQTLPDNVLTTQLKKVVNWARRSSLWPMPFATACCGIELMATASSRYDLARFGAEAMRFSPRQSDLMIVAGRVTVKMMPVLQHIYQQMTEPKWVISMGACASTGGVFDTYSTVQGIDQFMPVDVYVPGCPPRPETLIEGIMAIQRIIDEDGLPKGPRRPLQLAVEPSYVPTPQPAGIPITIGGRPLSV, encoded by the coding sequence ATGGATACGCAAACCCTCCCCGACAACGTCCTGACCACCCAGCTCAAGAAGGTCGTCAACTGGGCACGCCGAAGCTCGCTTTGGCCCATGCCCTTTGCGACGGCTTGTTGCGGCATCGAGCTGATGGCGACCGCCTCCAGCCGCTACGACCTGGCCCGGTTCGGTGCCGAAGCCATGCGCTTCAGCCCCCGCCAGAGCGACCTCATGATCGTCGCCGGCCGGGTGACCGTGAAGATGATGCCCGTCCTTCAGCACATCTACCAGCAGATGACCGAGCCCAAGTGGGTTATCAGCATGGGTGCCTGTGCCAGCACCGGCGGCGTGTTCGATACCTACTCCACCGTCCAGGGCATCGATCAGTTCATGCCGGTGGACGTTTACGTGCCCGGCTGTCCGCCTCGCCCGGAGACGCTGATTGAAGGCATAATGGCGATTCAGAGGATCATCGACGAAGACGGCCTGCCCAAGGGCCCGCGTCGGCCCCTGCAACTGGCAGTCGAGCCCAGCTACGTCCCCACGCCGCAGCCTGCGGGAATCCCGATCACCATCGGTGGCCGGCCGCTTTCGGTGTAG
- a CDS encoding RNA recognition motif domain-containing protein produces the protein MAKKLYVGNLSYQVDSSELEAMFAAHGQVLSAQVINDRESGRSKGFGFVEMADDNEAEAAIAALNGQQHNGRALTVNIARPKEEGGGGRGGFGGGGGGRGGYGGGGGGGGRGGYGGGGGGGGYGGGGGGGGRGGFGGRGGGGGGGRDRGDRY, from the coding sequence ATGGCTAAGAAGTTGTATGTCGGGAACCTGAGCTACCAAGTCGATAGCTCGGAGCTCGAAGCGATGTTTGCCGCGCATGGTCAGGTCCTTTCCGCTCAGGTCATTAATGACCGTGAGTCGGGCCGAAGCAAAGGCTTCGGTTTCGTCGAGATGGCCGATGACAACGAGGCCGAAGCCGCGATTGCCGCCCTCAACGGGCAGCAGCACAACGGCCGAGCCCTCACTGTCAATATCGCCCGCCCGAAGGAAGAAGGCGGCGGTGGTCGCGGCGGGTTCGGTGGCGGTGGTGGTGGCCGAGGCGGCTACGGTGGCGGCGGCGGCGGCGGTGGTCGCGGCGGCTACGGTGGTGGTGGCGGTGGTGGTGGCTACGGCGGCGGTGGCGGTGGCGGTGGCCGCGGCGGCTTCGGTGGCCGCGGCGGTGGTGGTGGCGGCGGCCGCGATCGCGGCGACCGGTACTAA
- a CDS encoding IS110 family RNA-guided transposase → MQHEANSNAVPSAAVSDVSLPVAGIDVAKDQLDVFIDVVAQRLRVSNNDEGVARLVATLRQHKVRLVVLESTGRYHRAAAAALLQAGVNVSVVNPKNVRAFAVADGRLEKTDAIDAQVIASFGRALNPRITAKTPEKQTVLADLVSRRRGLVQVRVAERNRGQGQLPTLAATQSTKLLRLVNQQIEDLDRAIAKLIEGDDDWHNTSKIIDSVPGIGPETANQLVSSLPELGKLNRQEIAKLVGLAPLNCDSGTQRGQRHIRGGRDHVRNCLYMATFNARQRCDKFRRFFDGLVGRGKHYQVAMTACMRKLLVILNEMVKNKTHWDSKFAS, encoded by the coding sequence ATGCAGCACGAAGCCAACAGCAACGCCGTTCCGTCCGCCGCGGTGTCCGATGTCTCGTTGCCGGTCGCCGGCATCGACGTCGCCAAGGATCAGCTCGACGTCTTCATTGATGTCGTCGCCCAGCGGCTGCGAGTCAGCAACAACGACGAGGGGGTCGCACGCCTCGTCGCCACGCTGCGTCAGCACAAGGTTCGCCTGGTTGTCCTGGAGTCCACCGGCCGGTACCACCGCGCCGCGGCCGCCGCGTTGCTTCAGGCCGGCGTCAACGTCTCGGTCGTCAACCCCAAGAACGTCCGCGCCTTCGCCGTCGCCGACGGCAGGCTCGAGAAGACCGACGCGATCGACGCCCAGGTCATCGCCTCGTTCGGACGGGCGCTCAACCCGCGGATTACCGCCAAAACGCCGGAGAAACAGACGGTTCTGGCCGACCTGGTCTCCCGGCGTCGCGGCCTGGTGCAGGTCCGGGTCGCCGAACGCAACCGCGGCCAGGGACAACTGCCCACGCTGGCGGCCACCCAGTCCACGAAGCTGCTGCGGCTGGTCAACCAGCAGATCGAGGATCTGGACCGCGCGATCGCCAAGCTGATCGAAGGCGACGACGACTGGCACAATACGTCGAAGATCATCGACTCGGTGCCCGGCATCGGGCCCGAAACGGCTAACCAGCTGGTCTCCAGCCTGCCGGAGCTGGGTAAACTCAACCGCCAGGAGATCGCCAAGCTCGTCGGCTTGGCGCCGCTCAACTGCGACTCGGGCACGCAACGCGGCCAGCGGCATATCCGCGGGGGGCGGGATCACGTTCGAAACTGCCTGTACATGGCGACGTTCAATGCCCGGCAACGCTGCGACAAGTTCCGGCGTTTCTTCGATGGTCTTGTCGGGCGTGGCAAGCATTACCAAGTCGCGATGACCGCCTGCATGCGTAAGCTGCTGGTCATCCTGAACGAGATGGTGAAGAACAAGACCCATTGGGACTCGAAGTTCGCGTCATAA
- a CDS encoding DegT/DnrJ/EryC1/StrS family aminotransferase produces the protein MPNIPLSKPDITQLEIDAVLDVLHSDTLSIGPKVEEFEARCAKISSRRHAIAVSSGTAGLHCVMVAGGIGPEHEVITTPFSFVASANSILFVDAKPVFVDIDPKTLNMDVDKVAAAITPKTKAIVAVECFGHPGGMVELEQLAQKHELALIEDACEGFGGHVDTPRGDRAIGSFGRASVFGFYPNKQITTGEGGMIVTDDDKIAAMCRSLRNQGRDGMSWLAHQRLGYNYRLDELSAAMGVVQCQRLEELLENRRRVAQLYFDRLMTNRYLILPTVMDDLHMSWFVFVVRLNDLFEPGERDEVIRLLRAEGIGCNNYFPPIHLQPYMVEKYGYKAGDFPICEYVSSRTLALPFFTKMTEKQVLAVCATLDRVLEKVLMARKGRF, from the coding sequence ATGCCCAATATTCCGTTATCCAAGCCCGACATTACCCAGCTCGAAATCGACGCCGTCCTGGACGTCCTGCATTCGGACACGCTCTCCATCGGGCCGAAGGTGGAGGAGTTCGAGGCACGGTGCGCAAAGATCAGCAGCCGCCGGCACGCGATCGCCGTCTCCAGCGGGACGGCCGGTTTGCACTGCGTGATGGTGGCCGGCGGCATCGGGCCGGAGCATGAGGTCATCACCACTCCGTTCAGCTTTGTCGCCAGCGCCAACAGCATCTTGTTCGTCGATGCCAAGCCGGTGTTTGTCGATATCGACCCCAAGACGCTGAACATGGACGTCGACAAGGTGGCGGCGGCAATCACGCCGAAAACCAAGGCGATCGTCGCGGTGGAATGCTTCGGCCACCCCGGCGGGATGGTGGAGCTCGAGCAACTCGCGCAAAAGCACGAACTTGCCCTGATCGAAGACGCCTGCGAAGGCTTCGGCGGGCATGTCGATACCCCCCGCGGCGACCGCGCGATCGGGTCGTTCGGGCGGGCCAGCGTGTTCGGCTTCTACCCCAACAAGCAGATCACCACCGGCGAAGGCGGCATGATCGTCACCGACGACGACAAAATCGCTGCGATGTGCCGGTCCCTCCGCAACCAGGGCCGCGACGGCATGAGTTGGCTCGCCCATCAACGCCTGGGCTATAACTACCGGCTTGACGAGCTCTCGGCGGCGATGGGTGTCGTGCAGTGTCAGCGGCTGGAAGAACTGCTCGAAAACCGCCGGCGGGTGGCGCAGCTGTACTTCGACCGGCTGATGACCAACCGGTACCTGATCCTGCCGACGGTCATGGACGACCTGCACATGAGCTGGTTCGTCTTCGTCGTGAGGCTGAACGACCTGTTCGAGCCGGGCGAGCGCGACGAGGTCATCCGCCTGCTGCGGGCGGAAGGCATCGGCTGCAACAACTACTTCCCGCCCATCCATTTGCAGCCGTACATGGTGGAGAAGTACGGCTACAAGGCCGGTGATTTCCCGATCTGCGAGTATGTGTCTTCCCGCACCCTCGCATTGCCGTTCTTCACAAAGATGACGGAGAAGCAGGTGCTCGCGGTATGCGCGACGCTGGACCGCGTGCTGGAGAAGGTGTTGATGGCGCGGAAGGGAAGGTTCTAG
- a CDS encoding oxygen-binding di-iron domain-containing protein → MAAQIDEIAPDVFRICLYEPAFDMQFSHFLVRDDAPLLFHTGYRGAFAPLREAVATLIDPAALRYIGWSHFEADECGSLNDWLRIAPNAEPVCNFVGKVVNVDDFSIRPARALGADDVLNTGRRRFRYISSPHLPHGWDAGVMFEETDRTLFCSDLFHHFGQRPAVTDADVIGNVRDAMKMMQSGPMAGYMPYTSQTEPLLRRMAELKPKTLAIMHGSSYVGDGSKALCDLAGLVREAFDGK, encoded by the coding sequence ATGGCCGCACAAATTGATGAGATCGCCCCCGACGTCTTTCGCATCTGCCTGTATGAGCCGGCGTTTGACATGCAGTTCAGCCACTTCCTGGTGCGAGATGACGCGCCGCTGCTGTTCCACACCGGGTACCGGGGCGCGTTCGCGCCACTGCGGGAAGCCGTCGCGACACTGATTGACCCGGCGGCGCTGCGGTACATTGGTTGGAGCCACTTCGAGGCCGACGAGTGTGGGTCGCTCAATGACTGGCTGCGCATCGCGCCGAATGCCGAGCCGGTGTGCAACTTTGTGGGCAAGGTCGTCAACGTGGACGATTTTTCGATCCGCCCGGCGCGAGCGCTGGGGGCGGACGATGTGCTCAACACCGGGCGTCGGCGGTTCCGGTACATCTCGTCGCCGCACCTGCCGCACGGGTGGGACGCGGGGGTGATGTTCGAGGAGACCGACCGCACGCTGTTTTGTTCAGACCTGTTCCATCATTTCGGCCAGCGCCCCGCCGTCACCGACGCGGACGTGATCGGCAATGTCCGCGACGCGATGAAGATGATGCAGTCGGGGCCGATGGCCGGTTACATGCCCTACACGAGCCAGACCGAGCCGCTGCTGAGGCGGATGGCCGAGTTGAAGCCGAAAACTCTGGCGATCATGCACGGCTCCAGCTACGTCGGCGACGGCAGCAAAGCGCTGTGCGACCTGGCGGGGCTGGTGCGGGAAGCGTTTGATGGGAAATGA